The genomic region TTAGGTTCAAGAGCTTTGGTTGATGCTAATAATGCAGTAGCCATAGGTTATCGTGCTTATGCCAATACGGCAAATACAGTCATATTAGGAGGGATAAATGGTGTAAATGGTGCAACATCTAATTCAAGAGTGGGTATAGGTACAACCGATCCATCTGAAGCCTTGGAAGTTAATGGGAATGTTATATTAAATAATAATAATATTGAAGGAGCAAGGATGATTTGGAGGGGAGGTACAGGTGGCGATCTTGAATATAGAGCAAGGGTTACTGAAAATGGATTACTCAGTTTTTTCCCTATTGAATCAGGTTCCCCAGGATATATAGGAGAAGTATTAGTGCTTAGCCCCATTGGTAATGTTGGTATTTCTACTAATACGCCGCAGGCTCGTTTACACGTGATAGGTTCTTCTTCCCAAACCTCAATTATTTTAGCTACGAATAACAATAGTTACCAAACCGATTGGCCTGGTGGTTGGGGTGGCGGGCTTTCTACTTGGGATATTAATTGTGCATCCATTCAGGCAAGTTCATATGTTACACGTTCTGATATGCGTTATAAAAAAGATATTCAGAATCTGTCTTTTTCCGCATTAGAAAGAATAGCTCAGGTACGTCCAGTAAGTTATCAGTATGTTGATACGCTCGAAGAGTCGGGTTTAAAAGGTCAATATCATTATGGCTTTATAGCTCAAGAATTTGAGAAGGTATTTCCACAATTGGTAGGCGAAAATGTAAATGGATATAAACATTTGAACTATGTAGAAATGATACCGGTATTAACAAAGGCAGTACAAGAATTAATGCAAGAAAATGAAATCTTAAAAAAGCAAAACAAAGAGATTTTAGAGAAACTTGATAAACTGATCAATAAATAACTTTATGAGAAAAATAGTCGTTATATTTACCTTTATAATTATCGCATTAAACAGGTTATGGGGCACCTCGTGGTATGTTGATCCTATTAATGGAAGTATGTCAAATAATGGCAGTATTAACAGTCCATGGACAACCATTAACGATTTGATTGTTAATAATAAAATTAAATCTTATAAACCGGCATCATTCCCTTATTCATATTATGCTAGTCAAGTTATAATAAATTCATCTGCACCCATTAGCGGAGGCGATACTATTTATTGTTTAAGTGGTAACCAAGGTCATCTAGTTATTTCTAATTATTATAATCAACTTCCGATAGTAATTATGCCCTATCAAAATGCTTCGGTTGAATTTTTAAGCATTAAAATAGTAGCTTCATCTAATTGGATATTTAAGGGAATACGAGTAAGCCAGTCCTTTTCAGGTCAAGTTGATACCGTTTCAAGCAATACGCCTTTTTTAGTTGAGGTTCAATCGCATAATTGGTTAGGCCCTTGTTGGGACATTACATTTGATGCATGCGAAGTGTATACAGTTGATGAGGTAATAAACTGGACAGCAAATGATTGGAATGCTTTTGAAAGAGGTGGAATGATTTGTCGTTATCCGGCGAGAAAGATTAACTTTAAAAACAATATACTTAGAAATATTCGTTATGGTATTCAGAGCCTATCCGATTCTTCTGAAATTTCTAATAATTATATTATTAATTTTTCAGAAGATGGAATTAGGCACCAGGGGAATAGCATACGTATTTTAAATAATAACATCCGCAATTCATACGCTACAAATGCTAGTTATCATAGAGATGGCATACAAGCATTAGTTAAAGATACCATGAAAAATATTATTATTGAAGGGAATGCTATTATACAATTTGATCCGGTTAGCCCTCATTCATTTATTTCTGATTTACAAGGTATAACCGGATTTAATGAAGGCTTTCATAAAGACTGGGTAATAACAAATAATCTAATTGTTGTAGATTCTTATCATGGTATTACATTATGTGGTGCATTAAATTGTAAATTTATTAATAATACTATTATTGATGCTGTAGCTAGTAATGCATACATTCCAAAATTGTGGATTGATAGTTTACGTCCTACAAGTCAACCACATTATCCGTCTGTTGATAATATAATAATAAATAATGCTGCACCTAATTTTACACTTATTTCAGATAGTTATTTTGCAGAAACTAATTATTTGGCTGATGTTTCTGAATATAATGCCTTATTTTTAGATCCTGCTAATTTCGATTTTCATTTAACAGCTACAAGCTCGTTACGAAATACGGGATCTTCTACTTTTGCGCCTTTAAACGATATAGAAGGTATCTTGAGACCTTTGGGTAATGCTTTTGATATTGGTTGCTATGAGTATTATGAATGTCCTATATTACAATCATTTGATACAACCAGTATTTGTCAAAATGATACTTTTTATTGGGGGCAACAAATTATTTATTTGCCCGGTAATTATATTGATACCATTGCCAGTTCAATGACGGGCTGTGATAGTATTTTATATTTAAATGTTATGGTATATCCTAAACCGTTTTTCTCCTTGGGCAATGATACTACAGTATGTTCTCTCTTTGAATTGACAATAAATGCTAATGGAAATAGTTATATGTGGTCAACAAGTGATACAACTGATAGTATATTATTACATAATATTGGTACAAATACTGTTTGGGCTACTGTTTCAAATGAGCATTGTTATTATACAGACACAATTACTGTTAATATTCTAAGTCCACCTGTTGTAAACATTATTCCTTTTCCCGATTCTGTGTATTATTGTGTAAATAGTCTAGTAAATTTATCGGTAGACAGCAATTATAATTCATATTTATGGAGTACTAATCAAACTAGTAATAGTATTAATATCAATAATTCAGTAGCTGGTATTTATACTTATACAGTAACTGTTGTAGATTCTAATGGTTGTGTTGCAAGTGATGATATCGTATTACATTATGATATGTGTGATAATATTAATTCTGTCAACGATAATAATTACCAGGTTTATCCAAATCCTGTCAGTGATAAAATATTTATAAAAGGATTAAATGGAAAAGAACATATTCGATTATTAGATGTTGGTTCTAAAGAATATGCTTATATAATGAATTCTAATTATAGTGTAGATGTTTCTTTATTAAATGAAGGTTTATATATTTTAGAAATTGAAACAAATAATGAAATAATGCGATTTAAATTAATTAAAGCTAAAATAAACTAATATGAGTCCTTTACAAGGCTATTAATATGTAAATATATGAATGTTAATAACTTATTGATATCTTTATTTAAATTCCAGAAATAATGCTTGTTTTAGCGTTATGAAATTAGAAAAATCAGGAAATAAGATATTTTTCGCAGCTTATATAAGTCGTCATTGTTATTTAATAGAACGAACCTTTGGTAGTATAGCTCGTTATAAAGGCATGGCAAAAGTTCATACAGAACAAGTATTAAAAGCCATTGCCTATAATTTAAAATTTGCAGAATCGATTATTTAGATGGAAGAAGTGTGCTCATGTGCGAACTAAAGCATAAAATAAGGACTAAAAAGGTAAAAATACATGCAATTTTATGTGTCAAAAATGCATTTTTTGACAAAAAACACCTCTTTTTTGAATATTACTTCAATTATTCAACAATAAATAAAAAAAATAATAATTTTTCAAAGGCCTCGACTTTAACTTGTCATCACTTACTAAAGCCTCAAACGGACGTGGTGGCACAGAATTATCACTTCGCTATTTGCCATTTAAGCCTAAAAAGTCGAATAGCTTGATATAAGGATTTAAAAAATATATTATTAAAAATGAGGCTGTCTAAGAAAATGACAGCCTCATTTTTTTTTGTTATAATTTATCAAAAACTCCTGTTTCTTTGTTGAATTCTTCGATCAGTTTGTCCAAGGCTTCAGTTTGGTTGAAAAGCTGGCGCCATATTTCTCTATCGTACCAGAGTTGATTCAAGTCTTCAATTTCTTTGGCTTGCTGTTCAACCCAAGTAAAATATTTAAGATTATGGATCATCTTTTGGTCTTGATAGGTTAGTTCACGCATGTAATCTGTTTTTGCTCCTAACATACATTTTTCATGGTCTTTTGCTGCTTGCAATGGATTATAATTTCCGCGTTCAGCTCTTAATTCTAAAAGGCGTGACTGATACATGTCTGCAGAGTCAGTAGCTACGGTCATGATAACATCGTCTGATGTCATTTCGTAGTATTTAGCCATTTTAATAGCCGTGAGCATGTTTGATATGCCAGAAATACCTAATAAATGAAGGTTCTGAGCAATATCTTTAGGAATACCCTGATTGATTAAATATTCAATACCATCTTTTTCGTTAAATAAACGAAGAATGCGCATACAATCTTCATCATCGATGGCAACAACTGCATTGGTATTTTTAACATTATGAATCCAAGGTACATGTTTGTCGCCAATACCTTCAATTCTATGTCCTCCAAAGCCATTCATTAAGAGAGTAGGGCATTGTAGTGCTTCGGAGGCAGCCACTTTAATATGAGGATATTGTGTGCGGAGGTAGTCGCCAGCTGCAATAGTCCCGGCTGAACCGGTTGCTGAAGCAAAACCTGCAAAATTACTTTTATCGGTTTTAATTTCATTGTAAACTTCTTGCATAGCAGCACCCGTAATGTTGTAGTGCCATGCAGCGTTTCCAAATTCGTCGAATTGGTTGAAAATAATATGATCTTTTTTATTGCGGCGAATATTCCAGCATTCGTCGTAAATTTCTTTAACGTTCGATTCACAACCTGGGGTAGCAATGACTTCTGCACCAATTTCTCTAAGCCAATCGAAGCGTTCTTTGCTCATTTCTTGTGGAAGAATGGCAACTGCTGTACAACCCATGAGATAGGAGTCGAAAGCACCACCACGACAATAGTTACCGGTTGAGGGCCATACAGCTTTATGGTAAGTAGGGTCAAACTCTCCGGTTACAATTCTCGGAGCAAGGCAACCATATGCAGCACCAACTTTGTGGGCACCTGTGGGAAACCATTTTCCAATAAGTAAAACAATGCGAGCATCAACACCTGTCAACGATTTGGGAAGTTCTATATAGTTTACTTTTCCAAATAATCCACCTTTTTCTTTAGGCTCGTTGTGCCAGTTAATTCTAAATAAATTGATGGGGTTCAAATCCCATAATCCGACATCTTTTAAACGGTTTTTTATTTTTTCGGGAATTAAATCGGGATTCTTCATTTGTGCGAAAGTTGGAAGAATAATGTTTTTTTCGCGAAAACGTTCGATAGCTCTCTTGCGAGCTTCGGGATTTACAATTTTGTTTTCTACTTTAATCATGTTTTTCGTCTTTAAAAATTACACAAAGTTACAAGTTATTCTGTTAAGTTAGTCAATATTTTAATATAGGTTTTTGCCGGCATCGATGAGTGCTATCATTTCGGCAATAATGGTTGAGTTAAATTCTGTAATAGAAGCTTTTTTAAATTCTATAAATTTGAATTCGTAGGTATGGGCATCTATCGTGGCTTTTATTAGCTCGTTATTGAAAAAGAATAAGTCGTTGTCTTTTTGTAAGCTCGATTTATTGCCTTTTTCGATATACCATAAGGTTTGGTCTTCTTTGCTAAGCATAAAACCCCTTTCAGCTTTTTGAAAACTTTCGGGTGTGAGGTAAAATTTGGGTTTGTCTTTGTATGGTTTCCCATTTGTGGGGCAAAACGTAGTACAATTGCCACATTCGTTGCAAAAATCACCAATGTTAAGTACCTGATATTTTTGTTTTATATCAAGCGTTCCAATAGTCTGGGTAATGATGTTATTCTCGTTGTTAGAAATTTTATAGATGGGAATGGTTTTTGGCTCGGTAAAGTAAGTGTAATTAGCTCTATTGGGGCATACGGTGGTACAAACACTGCAAACATCATCGCAAAGCAAGCATCGACGAGCTTCGTTAATAGCTTGTTCTTTTGTAAGCGATTCAATTACGACTTTAAAGTTTTTGCGTTCGTTGATAGGTGTTTCGTTCAGTTTTTCCCCTTTAATGCGTTTGGCTTTTTTTATGATGTAGTCGCTATAAGTTAAATTTCTGTCTTCTTTTTCCGGTTCAAACGAAAAGTGTATATTTTCTTTATTAAAAATATGTTCAGCTACTTTTCTGCCATCGCCAACGGCTTGAACAAAAGTAGAGGCGTTGTGCAATGCATCGCCGCCTATAAAAACATTGGTTAAATTTGTTTCGATGGATGTAGGGTCTTTTTTCAAATCATTATCGGGCAAAAAGTCCAGCACTACCTCTTGTCCTAAAGCAGGAACGATTAAATCGGCTTTGAGTTCAAATTCAGAACCTTCAATAGGTTCGGGTTTTGGTCGTCCACTCGAATCGGGGCTACCTAATTTCATTTTGATGCACTTAAGCCCCATTACTCGGTCGTTTTTGCTAAGAACAGCAAGCGGAGTTGTCAGTTCCATAATTTCAATGCCTTCGCTAAGTAGTGCTTTAATTTCTTCTTCTTCGGCTGGCATTTCAGCAATGGTTCTTCGGTAAATAACGGTTACTTTTCCATTTTCAGGAACAAGTCGATATGCAGTACGTGCAACGTCCATGGCGGTGTTGCCACCGCCTATAATAATAACATGGCTGCCAATATTGTATAATTCTTGTTGTTTGATTCGTTTTAAAAAATCGAATGGATTGCATACACCCACAGCTTCTTCGCCTTTGATATTCATTTTTTTGAATTTTTGAGCTCCTACGGCAATATAAGTATAGTTGTGAGTTTGTCTTATTTTTTCGAAATCATCTTTGGTTAGCGATGTGTTAAAATGAATATGAACGCCCAGTTGGATAATTCGCTCTATATCTTTTTTGAACGAATTTTGGTTTAACCTAAAAGTTGGTATTGTATGAGCCACCATTCCACCAACGGATTCTTCTTTCTCGTATATATCAACCTCAAATCCGGCAAGGCGTAAAAAATATGCACACGATAAGCCTGATGGTCCTGCCCCGATAATGGCAATTTTTTTCCCGTTATTGGCTTGTGGCTTTAACAATGGTTCAATATTTCCTAAGTCTGAAACAAAACGCTTGATTTCGCGAATGAGCAAGTCGTTGTCGTAATTGATACGAGTGCATTTTGTTTGGCATGCGTGATTACAAACCATGCCCAGCGAATTTGGGAATGGATTTTTCTTTAAAATTACTTCGTAAGCTTTTTGAAATTCGCCTTTAGCTGTATAATACATGTACGAGGGTATATCTTGATGGGTAGCACAAGCATCGATACAAGGAGCGTGAATACAATCGAAATAGCCTAAGGGCAGATTATTTTTTATGTTGGGTTCTTGAAATGGGTTGTCTTTGTAATATTCATCGTTGAGAACACGATCAGCATATTGATTTAAATAAGCAAGGTTATCTACTGTAAGGTCTATGTTTAGTAGGCTTTCAATGTATTGTGCCATGCGTCCATAACCTCCGGGTTTAAGTAAATCAGAGCTTACGGTTATAGGTCGTAGTCCACAATTGAATACATGGTGAATATTAAACGCATCGACACCTGCCGAAAAGCTAATGTCGAGTTGACCGTTAAATTCGTTTTGTAGTTTTTTAGCAAGGTTGATACTGATGGGGTGAAGTGCTCTACCACTCATGTACATCATTTTTTCGTTAGGTGGGAAAACGTTTTTGTGGTTGATGCTTTCGAGGGTATTAGTAAGTTTAATACTAAAATGAACTCCATTATGGATAGCTGCTTGTTGTAAGTTTTTTATCATGGGCACTGCATCCTCGTATTTGAGGTCGTGTTCAAATGCAATATCAGGGACATAGGTTTTAAATCCTAGTTTATTATTTAAAATATCTCGAAGCTTATCGGAACCTAATAGAGTGGGGTTAAGTTTTACAGTAGTATGAAGTTTTTTATCAGCAATTAAATAATGAGCAATTTTTTCTATTTCATCGGGTGGGCAACCGTGCATGGTCGAAAGTGTAATATTGTTAGAGATTTGCGATGGAATATTAATTTTTTTTATATCAGGATATAAAGGTTCTAAAGCTTGAATAAAATGTTGTTTTTCTTCGGAGCAGTTGCTCATTTTTTTTAGAAACCATTGTACGTTGTCTTTTAATATGCCTTCGAGGTTGTAGCCTACGCTCATATTGAAAATAGTGCCTATGTCCTCACGGCTATCCCAATTGAATTTATGTTTAAGAATATGAATAATAATCCATGCTTTGAGGTATTCTTCGTACGATTCTTTTATTTTGAGTTCTTGCGACCATTCACAGTTGTAGCCTTCGTCTTGCATATCGATGCAAGGTTTCGAAATGTTGAGTTCGTCGAGTGTTTGAATGGTTTTAAGTTCGATGTATCGGGCTCCGCAAAGCCAAGCACTAATAATGTTTTGTGCAAGTTGTGTTTGTGGTCCTGCAGCAACGCCAAAAGGTGTTTCAAGCGTTTGTCCGTATCGATACATTCTGAATTTATCGTTGACAGATGGTTTAAAAAACAAAGCCTCGGGAATACCAAATATTTCCTTGCGTTCGTTGTAGTCGTTAAGAATAATTTTTAAAAGATGTTCAATACGAATGATGTTAAATTTATCGTCCATAGTAAAATGATTAAAATGCAAAGATAAGCCAAATCGAAATAAACAACTAAAAAAGTTTATTGCTTATATCAAAGTATATATGCAAAAAATGATGAAATTAAAAGTAAATGCTTTAAAAAAATAAGTTATTTAAATTTAATGGCCAATATTTTATTCCAAAAATTTATATCCAACACCTTTAATGGTATCAATATATTTTTCGCCTACTTTTTCACGTAATTTGCGAATATGAACATCAATAGTACGATCGCCGACAACGATATCGTTTCCCCATATTCTGCTATAAATAGTTTCTCTTGTAATAACTTGTCCTGGTTTTGAAGCTAACAAAACAAGCAAATCAAATTCTTTGCGTGCTAATTTTATTTCTTTTCCTTGAGTTATTACTAATCGTTTATCAATATCAATGATTAAATCATTAAAAATATATTTATGTGTTTCAGAGAGTTGTTCAAATGAAAATCGACGAAGTAAGCTTTGAATACGAGCTAATAATACTTTGGGTTTAATTGGTTTTGTAACATAATCATCGGCGCCAGCTTCTAAGCCTGCTATTTGTGAATAATCTTCGCTTCGTGCGGTAAGAAAAACGATGATGCATTTGTTTATAGCAAAATCGGGTAAAGTTCGTAAGTGTTCACAAACTTGCATGCCATCTATTTTGGGCATCATAATATCGAGTAAAATAACTTGCGGCTTTTCTTTTTGAGCTTTTTCAATCGCTTCTTCGCCGTCAAATGCTGATATTACAGTATAACCTTCGCGTATTAAATTATACGATAGCATTTCTACAATATCGGGTTCGTCGTCTACAACTAAAATTTTTATTTTTTCGCTCATAAGGCTTTATTTAAGGTGAAACTAAATGAAGAACCAACACCATAGGTGCTTTTAACATATATTTGTTGCTGATGTGCTTCTAAAATATGCTTTACTATTGCTAAACCTAATCCGGTTCCTCCTATATCGCGACTTCTGCTTTTATCTACTCTAAAAAATCGTTCAAATAACCGTGGAATGTAGTGTTCTTCTATGCCAATACCGTTATCAGAAACTTCTATTAATAATTTTTGTTCTAATTCGTGAATGAAAAC from Bacteroidales bacterium harbors:
- a CDS encoding response regulator transcription factor; protein product: MSEKIKILVVDDEPDIVEMLSYNLIREGYTVISAFDGEEAIEKAQKEKPQVILLDIMMPKIDGMQVCEHLRTLPDFAINKCIIVFLTARSEDYSQIAGLEAGADDYVTKPIKPKVLLARIQSLLRRFSFEQLSETHKYIFNDLIIDIDKRLVITQGKEIKLARKEFDLLVLLASKPGQVITRETIYSRIWGNDIVVGDRTIDVHIRKLREKVGEKYIDTIKGVGYKFLE
- a CDS encoding T9SS type A sorting domain-containing protein, with the translated sequence MRKIVVIFTFIIIALNRLWGTSWYVDPINGSMSNNGSINSPWTTINDLIVNNKIKSYKPASFPYSYYASQVIINSSAPISGGDTIYCLSGNQGHLVISNYYNQLPIVIMPYQNASVEFLSIKIVASSNWIFKGIRVSQSFSGQVDTVSSNTPFLVEVQSHNWLGPCWDITFDACEVYTVDEVINWTANDWNAFERGGMICRYPARKINFKNNILRNIRYGIQSLSDSSEISNNYIINFSEDGIRHQGNSIRILNNNIRNSYATNASYHRDGIQALVKDTMKNIIIEGNAIIQFDPVSPHSFISDLQGITGFNEGFHKDWVITNNLIVVDSYHGITLCGALNCKFINNTIIDAVASNAYIPKLWIDSLRPTSQPHYPSVDNIIINNAAPNFTLISDSYFAETNYLADVSEYNALFLDPANFDFHLTATSSLRNTGSSTFAPLNDIEGILRPLGNAFDIGCYEYYECPILQSFDTTSICQNDTFYWGQQIIYLPGNYIDTIASSMTGCDSILYLNVMVYPKPFFSLGNDTTVCSLFELTINANGNSYMWSTSDTTDSILLHNIGTNTVWATVSNEHCYYTDTITVNILSPPVVNIIPFPDSVYYCVNSLVNLSVDSNYNSYLWSTNQTSNSININNSVAGIYTYTVTVVDSNGCVASDDIVLHYDMCDNINSVNDNNYQVYPNPVSDKIFIKGLNGKEHIRLLDVGSKEYAYIMNSNYSVDVSLLNEGLYILEIETNNEIMRFKLIKAKIN
- a CDS encoding pyridoxal-phosphate dependent enzyme; amino-acid sequence: MIKVENKIVNPEARKRAIERFREKNIILPTFAQMKNPDLIPEKIKNRLKDVGLWDLNPINLFRINWHNEPKEKGGLFGKVNYIELPKSLTGVDARIVLLIGKWFPTGAHKVGAAYGCLAPRIVTGEFDPTYHKAVWPSTGNYCRGGAFDSYLMGCTAVAILPQEMSKERFDWLREIGAEVIATPGCESNVKEIYDECWNIRRNKKDHIIFNQFDEFGNAAWHYNITGAAMQEVYNEIKTDKSNFAGFASATGSAGTIAAGDYLRTQYPHIKVAASEALQCPTLLMNGFGGHRIEGIGDKHVPWIHNVKNTNAVVAIDDEDCMRILRLFNEKDGIEYLINQGIPKDIAQNLHLLGISGISNMLTAIKMAKYYEMTSDDVIMTVATDSADMYQSRLLELRAERGNYNPLQAAKDHEKCMLGAKTDYMRELTYQDQKMIHNLKYFTWVEQQAKEIEDLNQLWYDREIWRQLFNQTEALDKLIEEFNKETGVFDKL
- the ygfK gene encoding putative selenate reductase subunit YgfK — translated: MDDKFNIIRIEHLLKIILNDYNERKEIFGIPEALFFKPSVNDKFRMYRYGQTLETPFGVAAGPQTQLAQNIISAWLCGARYIELKTIQTLDELNISKPCIDMQDEGYNCEWSQELKIKESYEEYLKAWIIIHILKHKFNWDSREDIGTIFNMSVGYNLEGILKDNVQWFLKKMSNCSEEKQHFIQALEPLYPDIKKINIPSQISNNITLSTMHGCPPDEIEKIAHYLIADKKLHTTVKLNPTLLGSDKLRDILNNKLGFKTYVPDIAFEHDLKYEDAVPMIKNLQQAAIHNGVHFSIKLTNTLESINHKNVFPPNEKMMYMSGRALHPISINLAKKLQNEFNGQLDISFSAGVDAFNIHHVFNCGLRPITVSSDLLKPGGYGRMAQYIESLLNIDLTVDNLAYLNQYADRVLNDEYYKDNPFQEPNIKNNLPLGYFDCIHAPCIDACATHQDIPSYMYYTAKGEFQKAYEVILKKNPFPNSLGMVCNHACQTKCTRINYDNDLLIREIKRFVSDLGNIEPLLKPQANNGKKIAIIGAGPSGLSCAYFLRLAGFEVDIYEKEESVGGMVAHTIPTFRLNQNSFKKDIERIIQLGVHIHFNTSLTKDDFEKIRQTHNYTYIAVGAQKFKKMNIKGEEAVGVCNPFDFLKRIKQQELYNIGSHVIIIGGGNTAMDVARTAYRLVPENGKVTVIYRRTIAEMPAEEEEIKALLSEGIEIMELTTPLAVLSKNDRVMGLKCIKMKLGSPDSSGRPKPEPIEGSEFELKADLIVPALGQEVVLDFLPDNDLKKDPTSIETNLTNVFIGGDALHNASTFVQAVGDGRKVAEHIFNKENIHFSFEPEKEDRNLTYSDYIIKKAKRIKGEKLNETPINERKNFKVVIESLTKEQAINEARRCLLCDDVCSVCTTVCPNRANYTYFTEPKTIPIYKISNNENNIITQTIGTLDIKQKYQVLNIGDFCNECGNCTTFCPTNGKPYKDKPKFYLTPESFQKAERGFMLSKEDQTLWYIEKGNKSSLQKDNDLFFFNNELIKATIDAHTYEFKFIEFKKASITEFNSTIIAEMIALIDAGKNLY
- a CDS encoding tail fiber domain-containing protein; translation: LGSRALVDANNAVAIGYRAYANTANTVILGGINGVNGATSNSRVGIGTTDPSEALEVNGNVILNNNNIEGARMIWRGGTGGDLEYRARVTENGLLSFFPIESGSPGYIGEVLVLSPIGNVGISTNTPQARLHVIGSSSQTSIILATNNNSYQTDWPGGWGGGLSTWDINCASIQASSYVTRSDMRYKKDIQNLSFSALERIAQVRPVSYQYVDTLEESGLKGQYHYGFIAQEFEKVFPQLVGENVNGYKHLNYVEMIPVLTKAVQELMQENEILKKQNKEILEKLDKLINK